A genomic window from Pecten maximus chromosome 6, xPecMax1.1, whole genome shotgun sequence includes:
- the LOC117330115 gene encoding uncharacterized protein LOC117330115, with protein sequence MNSNVSTILDRASVVTLMLLMIYIVTNTAVESEICLHQLTTTKNKRMSGETFREIKVAGLLQCGRACLNSQTCKSTNFNRETLTCEMNRSNDSLLPVSEPTWDYIDKSQFSMVLPNPCSNVVCPPLSTCVPLKSGQTTCVITGCGDFNLSSPNMEVLSTCSHVGCQTTLSCEQGYDFDNQAVDRNTTTCLPDGSWSPVTSTCIFKACTSYAYTYTVRENWNFNHPGMSPIYGKDRAYCQNACNNNQPFVCVAYYFNKVSNRCNLQQYRVHDSPDYQQYEQENPAFDEYIRDCA encoded by the exons ATGAACTCCAACGTGTCCACAATTTTGGATAGAGCGTCTGTGGTGACATTGATGCTTCTAATGATCTACATTGTGACCAATACTGCAG TGGAGTCAGAGATTTGCTTGCATCAGTTGACTACAACTAAAAACAAAAGGATGTCAGGTGAGACTTTCCGAGAGATCAAAGTGGCCGGCCTACTACAATGCGGTAGAGCATGCCTGAATAGCCAGACATGCAAATCCACCAACTTCAACAGAGAAACACTGACATGTGAAATGAACAGGAGTAATGATTCACTATTACCTGTATCAGAACCAACATGGGATTACATAGACAAATCTCAATTTTCAATG GTGCTGCCTAACCCTTGTTCCAACGTTGTGTGCCCACCACTTTCCACTTGTGTGCCATTGAAGTCAGGACAAACTACATGTGTCATCACTG GATGTGGCGACTTTAATCTATCATCTCCGAACATGGAAGTTCTTTCGACATGTAGTCATGTCGGATGCCAGACGACTCTGTCCTGTGAACAAGGCTATGATTTTGACAATCAGGCTGTAGACAGGAATACCACGACATGTCTCCCCGATGGTTCCTGGTCTCCCGTCACATCTACTTGTATCTTTAAAG CCTGCACATCATATGCTTACACATATACCGTAAGAGAGAACTGGAACTTCAACCATCCGGGTATGTCTCCCATTTATGGTAAAGACAGAGCTTACTGCCAAAATGCGTGTAACAATAACCAGCCCTTTGTCTGTGTGGCATACTATTTCAATAAAGTTAGCAATCGATGTAACCTACAACAATATCGAGTACACGATAGCCCAGACTACCAACAGTACGAACAGGAAAATCCAGCATTTGACGAGTATATACGGGATTGTG CATGA